AACTGCATAGATCCATCGATTTAGGGCTAACAAACCATTGATAGTTTTTGTAAGCGAACAAAGCTAGTAGTAAACAAGCTGAGTTTAATTCGAATAAGCTCGACTCGAAATcgtttcatttattaaatgaatagagcttaaacatatttttaaGCTTGTTTATTAAACGAGCTAAACATGCCAAAATTCAGTTCGGCTTGTGAACAATGCTTCGAAAAGCTTGACTCGGCTTAGTAGgcttgttcatatatatatatatatatatatatatatattaatatggtTTGTCTCAACTTTGtcttataaatataaatataaatattatataatatatgaaGTCTAAAAGCCTCGGCTACTATAtggattattaattatattcatTGATTTTCACGTAATTTTGTAAGGCTTGACTACTACCTTATAGTCTTATAGATTTTGTCTTTTAGGGATAGTGATTGGAGAGACACTTGACCgactttctctcattttttaataaataaactcattttatttcaaaactaattttttttattattttatgttttttttaataaaaaagatttatttattcataagGAGGAGAAAGCCGATAAGTGTCCCAATCACTACCCGTCTTTTAGTTATAGACAATTCTTGCGTGGGAGCGTTAATGCCCTCACGTCTCAACTACTCGACTCATTTTGATCGTATGGCTTAGATCGAATGGGTAAAGATCCAACGTTTAAATGGTTTAAGTCTTCCTGCCTTCTAGTCTCTAGAGAATTCTCAACAGTAGGAGAgttatggtgcgtttggttcgtagtgatattcaatattcgaaAACCCATACCCagatccaagttgaataaaactcatgggtcacttgaataaagtttgaatagtttgaataaacccatcatatattttttttaattattttttaccataccaatcattatagacaacttttcatacaatccaatcatttccaatcactttatactattataaaacacttttttccaatcttccaaattcaacacccaaacacatattcaaaagaatctaaattacATTCAACATCCAAATACATTTTCATTGTCTTAaaatccgtgatcagattctgaatattattcatattcgaaatattcgatacccatACACACTATTACTCTCAATCACTCACATTGAATGTGATTTGATCTCTGCCTCTCACTCTTTGCAATTTTCATGCTCTTTCTCAGCCTCACTATTCTTTCTCTGTACACAGTACACTCTAAAGATTTGGCTGTCAAATCTCGAAGATGATGAAAGCCACTTTTATGGGTTCACTCGCGCAAGCCATCCTcttattgtatatattttattttggtacTTTGTCTAAGTCCCTCGGTTACTCTCTTCAGTCTCTTGCAAAAAGaaatttgagttttgaattCTTTCTCCAAAAATCCTAGTggcattgcaattttttttttgttttggtgaatCTCTCTTTTTCATTCATCTTCATAGCCTTTCCCTTATCTCTACATCTTTTTGTTACTCTTTCGGTCTTTCTCACTATCACTTTGCTCTAAGTTTTGTCATTTGTGTATTGAGAaaatcgaaaaagaaaaaagaaaaacacttcatttttctcatttattcacaattttgaatgatttttccttttattttactcTCTTGCATTCTTGCTCTTTGATTGGGTTCtcgaaaaaagaggaaaaactcATTTTTGTCAAAGGATCCATTCTTTGTCGGGTTTgaatgtattttgtttttgttatttcacTCTCTTGTTGTCTTGCTCTTTGTTTTGGTGCTAAAAACACATTAAACGAGCTCGTGCTCGTTTATTTGATCAATCTTATCGAGTTTAAGCTAAGCTTGAACCCATTGAGAAATAAATGAGCTGAGGAAGAATGTATGGCTTGTTCATATACAAATTTAACGAGCCGAGTCCGAACATGCCAAGTTCGGCTCAACTTGATTACGGTCCTTGAAAAGAGGTACAATGATGACGCATTGAGATTTTGCCGGTGGTGACAGGTCTTCCACATATGGATGGTACTTTAATAGACTTGATTATGGTTTTAGATTTTTAGAACTTGGTCTGAGAGGTTGAGATTGAGAAGATACGGATAACGCAAGCGGAGGTGCGTGGTAGTATGTAGACGATTGGAAGAAGGCCACAAAAAAATGACTCTGATacaatgtaaaaatatataattcgAATTATATACGAGAAGAGAGAGCGGAAACTGACAAACAGTGATGGGCTACATTTTGCTTGTATTATAGAGATATTATGAGGGATggacaaacaaaccctaaaataaCAAAGGAAAGTGAAAATATtcttacaagaaaaataaaaacgggagaatataaaaatattttaacatagaATATAGGGAAAAGTGTTCTGAATGTGTACCCCTTTTATTTGTTCCGTTCCTTTCCAACTTCCAAATActtcataaaatatatttaattccTCGGATTTCTTACGTTTGGCAactcattttttcaaaaacaaattctattagTTTTtgcttcaagaaaaaaaatcatattttattcaaattttttaccTCTATtttacaaagtcaaacctcaaaatttacgcaataaattataattgaCTTAGTTATCACGGAAATACTGTTGTAATACCTTTGCTAGTTGGAAAAATTTCAGGGGAACAAACATGTGATCAAGTCTCTACTAATGACAAGATAAGAGATTCTCTCTATTTGGCTGCACGAAAAGGTGATTGGCGAAGTGCTAACaacatatataagaaatatCCAAATGCCGCTATATGGTACCTTCCCATAACACAGCAGAAAATGAATGTTCTTCAAGTTGCAGTTGCAGCAAAACAGACAGATTTTGTAAAACAACTCTTGAACTGTATGGAGGCAAAAGAGTTAGAATTCGAAAACGCCAACGGAGATACAGCCCTTCTCATTACTGCTCTGTCAGGAAATGTGAAAATTGCGAAGAAGATGgtggaaaagaacaaaaatctgCCAGGGATTCGAAATAAAGAAGAACATCTACCACTCCTCACAGCAGCTATGCACAGACATAAAGACATGGTGTTGTATCTATACCGTGTGACAGATTTTGAAGAGTTGACTCCTGAAGAGCGCATTAAGCTCTTTTTGTATCTTATTTTCTGCGATTCATATGGTATGTCCTACATGTCACTGAATGTGCGTTTTAGACAATTAATGCATTGAAATTTCATAAGGTTACCGAATGAAATTCTAACTTTGAGAATGAGTTTTAGGCAGTTACACAAGTTGGATAAAGTTACCAATACCTCTTAATATCGACACTGATCATCAAATTATTGTGTTGTTTTGGTGAACAGATATAGCAAAGGAAATTCTGTCAAAGGATCCAACATTAGCAAAAGCAGAGGATGAAAATGGGCGTATAGCATTGAAAGAGTTAGCAAGGAAAGCTTTTGCAATTGGTAGTAGAAGTCAAATGTCAGCCTGGAAAAGATGCATACGCCCATGTTAGTTTCTCTCCAATCCAAACTCTCTTTCCTTTTATACTCAaatatatctttctttctctcgctcagtctctctctatatatacgaATAGGGATGTGTTATTTCTACATCACTTTAGTTTATATCAAGTTTACACCAAGACACTTTGAGTGTGGAACCCACATGCATGGAGTTTCACACCCTATGACCTCGTTTGGTTAGCAGAATAGACCACTGAAATGGAATgcctattcctatggaatagttattcttttgtttggtaggggtctattcctttacgaagaggaataactattctttgagataaatgcaatatttttccagaaaaaaccatttattttatattttatttaaaataaaaacccaaaaaccaaacCCTTAACTGGCTGGCtggccaccccaatgggtggccGGCCAGCTAGTATATGGAGCCGGGGGTGGTCGCGCCACCCCTGAAATGCCTCGCGGTGGACCCCCGAGGCgttccgggggtggtgcgaccaccccctgcgcttttaggggtggccaggccacccatgggtttttttttttttttttttttttttaataatttgattttcttttcaattttttttgttttaaaaaaaaatgtgggggttttttttagtaattttgattgaattccaattaaaatatatgtattcttaccaaactaaagattaggaatagccattccattccgctaccttctattcctaggaatgactattcattttcctaatggaatagtcattttgcaaaccaaacaaggcctatGTGTCTTAGTGTAGAGTTGATGTACACCAATGTGATGTAAACAAATCATTACCCATAAGGGTaaaagatatgatcttttgccacCCCAATACACAACTTCTGATCGCCTAACCCATGTGATAATATGGTCCCCTAgttagttttagggtttttttttttttttttttttttaaagaaaaaaaataaaagttgtcaCGTGGGCAAAGGTGATCAGAAGTTGTGTCTTGGGttgacaatgtatcatatctctacGAGTAAGGCTAGGaattatctttttatctttctaaaattgatgtgacttttaaattaccattggatttagGATGTATCACTATTGTATttgattcaatggtgattttaaagaaatatgatacgtttacaacttcgTACAACTCTTGCACAAATcgaacaactttttttaaaaatcaatcattggatatgtaggacgcacatgtagaaaaataaatcaaattgttagcttagaaaaaaaaaaggtaatgtCAAGAGTTATACGACAATCATTctcgattttaaaagttacataaaCTTGgagaggataaaaagatggttTCTAATATTACTcacttatatacatatatataaagaataatgctagaaaccacatttttatcccacaatacTGACATGACATTTTCAACAAATCATtgttaaaatgaaaaaagatatttgtcagcattgtgagataattgtggaataaaaatgtaatttttaacttttctcgtgtgtatatatatatatatatatatatatatatatatatatatatgacaggaaccatctttttattaaaatcatcattgcatctattggtgattttaaaatcacattaattaacttgaaaaagataaaagatagtTCCAAACATtactcgtgtatatatatatagtacttgTTTTTTATTGCATTAATCAAAATTAGACTACCAGTTTATTCGATACTCAAAATCACTTTGGGATGATGGAAGTAGTCTTTACTTGATCTCATCAAACGTTTAGTCTTTAGATGGTGTCTACTTAAGTATTTTGATAGAGAAataattgttgtacaactcttgacaTAATTCTTGTATAACTCTAACaatgtttttttaaactaattattggatttgttttcttatatgtGAATCCTatatatccaatggttgatcttaaaaaaaagttatttgagTTGTACAGAAGTTGTAAACGCATCATATCTCATTCTAATAAGATCTAATGAGATAAGCCGTTTACTTGATATGTTTCAAACTATTGTAGAACTTGTACCCATTTCCTTTACGGGCACCAATAGCATTGCATTTGCAGGTAGCAATATTCTTTTTCCTCGGTACAAGCTAGCATTTCTTTGAGATATGATCTATTGTCACCCTAAGACAACTCTTCACCATCTTTGccatttttagaagaaaaaaaaaaaaaaaaaaacctaatgctagttaggggaccaccttgccacatgtaCAAGGTGGTTATGAGTTGTATCTTGAGGTAGTAAAAGATCATATACATAGGTCCCACACCCAATATGTCTTGATGTAGGGTAATGTAATGTAGGAATAACACATCATTTTCACTTAATTTAGTAGGAGATCTAATCCCAAAAGACTCCTAACTTGAATCCAATGATCTCATTGTGTTTTGATATTTGATTATGAAATGGGACTCTTAGCTCTTGTGATATAATAGTTAATTAatagattttcaaattaaaatccAATATCAAGGGCCAACGGTAAAAATAAATCACTATTCAtgtcaaaatatatagaatTCATTACAAAGCCTATAGATCTCTAtcaggattaaaaaaaaaaaaaaaaaaacaatatgtcGATCCCAAGAAATAATCTGGTGTAAGAAATCAACATCAAATCTAAATCAACATGCATGGCATTCTCAAAATGTAAGATGGGGAGGAAAGaggcaaaaattattattagttacAAAAGCACTTGTCTAGCCCACTATAACAATCAAGTTTGTTCATTGATTTattagagggaaaaaaaaaagtcagttCATTGATGGATATTGTTAAAATAATGTAtacagaataaataaaattttcaatttatttttaatagattcttTTCCTAATCCTAGGTTTTAAAGGGGTCTATCACAAAGCGTTGATGCGGACCTTAGCCCATCAACTAGTTAAAGAAATTTGGGAAAATGTTCAAAAGTTGCCATCGGAGCAGTTTCAGAAATATTCCTCTACAATTTTTCTTGCTGCAAAGTTGGGGAATGTTGAATTTATAACTATACTTCTAGAGTCTAATCCTGACCTCATATGGATGGTTGATAAAAAGAAGCGAAATATATTTCACATTTCTATTCGATATCGGCAAGAGAGTATATTCAACCTAATACACGAGATAGGCGTTTTTAAGGATATGATTGCAACAAATTGTGACATAAAGAGCAACAACATGCTGCACTTGGCTGGAAAATTGGTTGATGTGGATAGACTAAATATTGTATCAGGTGCAACCCTTCATATGCAACGGGAGCTATTATGGTTTAAGGTGTGTTGATATTATTGTAGCTTCCTTTATTCTAATTCCATATATATTGGTCACAATTTTATTGTTCAATTTACATATCGGTTATTGTAGGAGGTTGAAAAGATTGTACCCCTTGCATTCTTGAAGGTGAAGAATTACAGAGGAAAAACACCTAAGgatttatttacaaaaacacA
This DNA window, taken from Alnus glutinosa chromosome 5, dhAlnGlut1.1, whole genome shotgun sequence, encodes the following:
- the LOC133869564 gene encoding ankyrin repeat-containing protein NPR4-like isoform X2 codes for the protein MDGPAVCKTRPKAKVTSSEQATSSLNGRTSQEEPVKIDVVEEPEASPSEHRANETQTDGREQTCDQVSTNDKIRDSLYLAARKGDWRSANNIYKKYPNAAIWYLPITQQKMNVLQVAVAAKQTDFVKQLLNCMEAKELEFENANGDTALLITALSGNVKIAKKMVEKNKNLPGIRNKEEHLPLLTAAMHRHKDMVLYLYRVTDFEELTPEERIKLFLYLIFCDSYDIAKEILSKDPTLAKAEDENGRIALKELARKAFAIGSRSQMSAWKRCIRPCVFKDMIATNCDIKSNNMLHLAGKLVDVDRLNIVSGATLHMQRELLWFKEVEKIVPLAFLKVKNYRGKTPKDLFTKTHEKLHKEGEKWMRGTAMHCMLVATLIATVVFAAIFTVPGGNQQEEGKHQEEGTPIFLKHNWFLVFFISDSIALLSSSTSILIFLSILTSRYTERDFVSSLPRRLMFGLTALFISIVGMVVAFGATCFLVYQRKKTKVPTIIITLAGVPICSYILLHYELWIDIISSTYLSRILFRSRNRMFC
- the LOC133869564 gene encoding ankyrin repeat-containing protein NPR4-like isoform X1, whose translation is MDGPAVCKTRPKAKVTSSEQATSSLNGRTSQEEPVKIDVVEEPEASPSEHRANETQTDGREQTCDQVSTNDKIRDSLYLAARKGDWRSANNIYKKYPNAAIWYLPITQQKMNVLQVAVAAKQTDFVKQLLNCMEAKELEFENANGDTALLITALSGNVKIAKKMVEKNKNLPGIRNKEEHLPLLTAAMHRHKDMVLYLYRVTDFEELTPEERIKLFLYLIFCDSYDIAKEILSKDPTLAKAEDENGRIALKELARKAFAIGSRSQMSAWKRCIRPCFKGVYHKALMRTLAHQLVKEIWENVQKLPSEQFQKYSSTIFLAAKLGNVEFITILLESNPDLIWMVDKKKRNIFHISIRYRQESIFNLIHEIGVFKDMIATNCDIKSNNMLHLAGKLVDVDRLNIVSGATLHMQRELLWFKEVEKIVPLAFLKVKNYRGKTPKDLFTKTHEKLHKEGEKWMRGTAMHCMLVATLIATVVFAAIFTVPGGNQQEEGKHQEEGTPIFLKHNWFLVFFISDSIALLSSSTSILIFLSILTSRYTERDFVSSLPRRLMFGLTALFISIVGMVVAFGATCFLVYQRKKTKVPTIIITLAGVPICSYILLHYELWIDIISSTYLSRILFRSRNRMFC